A part of Bacillus rossius redtenbacheri isolate Brsri chromosome 1, Brsri_v3, whole genome shotgun sequence genomic DNA contains:
- the LOC134528609 gene encoding uncharacterized protein LOC134528609, translating into MALSQQRGRLLPSHECYLGPRVWAVSPSAEQIGSCQDKVAVPIKGSPVTRRSLTPSITRHHQLQRACRPRRPTSRPRTSQRLTARLMSHLMGRLMSHLMGRLMSHLMGRLMSHLMGRLMGHLMGRLMSHLMGRLMSHLMGRLMSHLMGRLMSHLMGRLMSHLMGHLMDHLMGRTNQAPEARPSEEELTLIKQFSVASE; encoded by the exons ATGGCG CTTTCGCAGCAACGAGGCCGCCTTTTGCCATCGCACGAGTGTTATCTCGGTCCTCGAGTGTGGGCAGTTTCCCCCTCCGCAGAACAGATAGGAAGCTGCCAGGATAAAGTCGCCGTCCCGATCAAAGGGTCACCAGTCACCCGACGGAGTCTGACCCCGAGCATCACCAGGCATCACCAGCTACAG AGAGCatgccgcccccgccgccccacAAGCCGCCCCCGCACGAGCCAGCGCCTCACGGCCCGCCTCATGAGCCACCTCATGGGCCGCCTCATGAGCCACCTCATGGGCCGCCTCATGAGCCACCTCATGGGCCGCCTCATGAGCCACCTCATGGGCCGCCTCATGGGCCACCTCATGGGCCGCCTCATGAGCCACCTCATGGGCCGCCTCATGAGCCACCTCATGGGCCGCCTCATGAGCCACCTCATGGGCCGCCTCATGAGCCACCTCATGGGCCGCCTCATGAGCCACCTCATGGGCCACCTCATGGACCACCTCATGGGCCGCACGAACCAGGCCCCAGAG GCCCGCCCCAGTGAGGAAGAACTAACTCTCATCAAACAGTTCAGCGTTGCCAGTGAATAA